The following coding sequences are from one Carcharodon carcharias isolate sCarCar2 chromosome 11, sCarCar2.pri, whole genome shotgun sequence window:
- the commd6 gene encoding COMM domain-containing protein 6 isoform X1, with product MERSNFHLERGYIERAGPRPGKAEALSLSDMAGAPVYLGAGWAGFDSTVESISKLPQDLFAEVCQQIMLHLQCKTPGVNTLELAERLQTAGVELDLEATKELVHVISLFFRSAAQSNMSAEEFVVKLADSSSKWSKHALQVIRHVWTEQGKLIVTPGDAKHMLTVGQLVDLQWKLGMAVSSDSCRSLNHPYVTMMLKVADPTGEIISRSFEMTIPQFQNFSKQFREVAAVLEMV from the exons ATGGAACGTAGCAACTTTCATTTGGAACGCGGATACATTGAGAGGGCGGGGCCTCGGCCTGGCAAGGCGGAAGCGCTGTCGCTGTCGGACATGGCAGGAGCCCCGGTCTATCTAGGTGcagggtgggctg GTTTTGACAGCACTGTCGAAAGCATTAGCAAACTACCCCAGGATTTGTTTGCAGAGGTG TGCCAGCAGATCATGTTACACCTACAATGCAAAACCCCTGGTGTGAATACGCTTGAATTGGCTGAA AGACTTCAAACTGCTGGCGTTGAACTGGATTTAGAAGCTACGAAGGAGCTGGTCCATGTTATCTCTTTGTTTTTCAG GTCAGCTGCACAGAGTAATATGTCAGCTGAAGAATTTGTTGTGAAGCTAGCAGACAGCAGCAGTAAGTGGTCCAAGCATGCACTTCAAGTTATTCGtcatgtgtggactgaacaggGCAAACTAATTGTGACACCAGGAGATGCCAAGCACATGCTCACCGTTGGACAG CTCGTGGACTTACAGTGGAAGCTGGGAATGGCAGTCAGTTCAGATAGCTGCAGATCCCTAAACCACCCTTATGTAACCATGATGCTGAAAGTAGCTGACCCCACAGGAGAAATAATCAGCAGATCGTTCGAAATGACCATCCCTCAGTTTCAG AATTTTTCGAAGCAGTTCCGGGAAGTGGCTGCTGTCCTTGAAATGGTGTGA
- the commd6 gene encoding COMM domain-containing protein 6 isoform X2, producing the protein MSAEEFVVKLADSSSKWSKHALQVIRHVWTEQGKLIVTPGDAKHMLTVGQLVDLQWKLGMAVSSDSCRSLNHPYVTMMLKVADPTGEIISRSFEMTIPQFQNFSKQFREVAAVLEMV; encoded by the exons ATGTCAGCTGAAGAATTTGTTGTGAAGCTAGCAGACAGCAGCAGTAAGTGGTCCAAGCATGCACTTCAAGTTATTCGtcatgtgtggactgaacaggGCAAACTAATTGTGACACCAGGAGATGCCAAGCACATGCTCACCGTTGGACAG CTCGTGGACTTACAGTGGAAGCTGGGAATGGCAGTCAGTTCAGATAGCTGCAGATCCCTAAACCACCCTTATGTAACCATGATGCTGAAAGTAGCTGACCCCACAGGAGAAATAATCAGCAGATCGTTCGAAATGACCATCCCTCAGTTTCAG AATTTTTCGAAGCAGTTCCGGGAAGTGGCTGCTGTCCTTGAAATGGTGTGA